GACCGGTTGCAGCTCGATGCGCAGCCGGGTGGCGTAGCCGAGGCTGCCCAGCGAGTTGGGGAAGGCCGCGTAGAGATCGGCGTGGTCGCCGTCGGGCCGGGCGGTGACGATCTCGCCGGATCCGGTGAGCACGTCCAGCTCGGTGACCGACTCGTGCGGCAACCCGTTGCGGAACGAGGTCGACTCGATGCCCAGACCGGTGACCGCCCCACCCAGCGTGATCGTGCGCAACTGCGGCACGACCAGCGGCATCAGGCCGTGCGGCAGGGTCGCGTCGACGAGGTCCTCGTACGTGCACATGCCCTGCACGTCGGCCGTGCGGGCGGTCGGGTCCACCCGGAGCACGCCGGTCAGGCCGCTGACGTCCAGGCCGGGGACCTGTGGTGCGGCGCGGGGCCGGAACAGGTTGGAGGTGCGCTTGGCGAGCCGCACCTTCTCCCCGGGTGGCACCGCCGCGTACGACCGTCGCAGCAGGTCCACCGCACTGTCGTGGTCCACCGGTACATGATCCACACGGACGGCGCACATGTGATCACTGTACGCTCCTCGTTGCCCGAAGCACCCGTTGTCCACGTTGGCCTTTTCACACTTCCGGCCAGCTCCGGAAGGGTTACCGTGCCCGCATGCCGTCTGCCGCGATCACCGCTCTCGACGCCGCCGGGCTCCCCTACCGGGTGATCCGGCACGGCCCGGTGACGAGCCTCTCCGAGGCGGCGGCGGTGCGCGGCGTCGAGATCCCCGACGTGGTGAAGACGATCGTCGTGCGGCGTGGCCCGGACGACCACCTCTTCGTCCTGACCCCCGGCGGGCGGGTCATCTCCTGGCCCAAGCTGCGCGCGCTGCTCGGCGTGAACCGCCTCTCGATGCCCGACGCGGCGACCGCGAAGGACGTCACCGGCTACGAGCGCGGCACCATCACCCCGTTCGGCGCCACCACGGCCTGGCCCGTCGTGGCCGACGAGCGGGTCCGCGGCCGCACCATCACCCTCGGCGCCGGCGAGCACGGCGTGGCCGTCGCGGTCGACGCGGACGCGGCGTTGGCGGTGCTCGGCGCGACCGTCGCCGACGTCACCGACCCCGAGCCGGGCCGCTGAAACGAGGTGCCGGTGGTCGTGTGCCGCCCGTCGGCATAGCGTGGGTGGCATGCCGAGAGCCGTCTGGAACGACCTGGTCGTCGCCGAGAGCGACGACACCGTGCTGGTGGAGGGCAACCACTACTTTCCCCGCGCCGCCCTCCGCGACGACCTGATCCGCGAGTCGGACACCCACACCGTGTGCCCCTGGAAGGGCACCGCGTCGTACTACACGCTCGAACACGACGGGCGGACGAGCGCCGACGCGGTCTGGTACTACCCGGACCCCAAGCCGGAGGCGGAGATGGTCCGTGACCGGGTGGCGTTCTGGAAGGACGTACGGGTCGTCGACTGAGCGGTGTCCGCCGGGCCGGCGGGCGGTGGCGACTGGCCCCGGGTGACCGGCATGGGTCAGGATGGCCGCATGTCCGACCCGGCCGACCGGCCCGACCCACCCGGCACCGTCTACGGGAGCCCACGTCCGGCGCGCCCCGGCCCGCCCCGGGACCCACTGATGCGGGTGGCGCTCGCGGTCGGGCTCGTCGGCGTGCTCCTGGGGGTGCTCTTCGCCACCGGCGTGTTCCGCGACGACGACGGCCCGACGAAGCCGGCGGCCGTGGACACCCCCGCGACCGGCCCGGTGACGTCGCCGGCGGCGGGCGGGCCGACACCGACCGCCACGACGGGCTCGCCGAGCCCGTCGGCGAGCGCCCCGTCGCCGACGCCCACCGCCCCCGCGCAGCCCGGCGGCCCCACCGTGCTCCGGGCGGTCACCTCCGGGCTCTGCCTCGCTCTGGACGGCGACGGCGAGAAGGCCGAGGCAGAACTCGCCGCGTGCTCGGGCGGCCCGGAGCAGCAGTGGGTGGTCAGCCCCGTCACGGCGGACGTGGTGACGCTGACCAACGCGGCCTACGGGCAGTGCCTCGACGTCGAGGGCGGCAGCCCGGACGACGGCGCGCGGCTCCAGCAGTTCCCCTGCCACGGCCAGCCCAACCAGCAGTGGCGGCTGGCACCGACCGGGACGGGCCCGCTGCTGCTGGTCGCCGTCCACAGCGGCAAGTGCGGTCAGGCCGACGACGACGGCGCGGAGGCCGGCGACTCGGTGCGGCAGCAACTGTGCGACGGCGCCGTCCGGCAGCAGCAGTGGACCCTCGGCTGAGGCGTCTCAGCCGCGGTAGCTCCACGCCTTCCGCGCCACCGGCCCGGCGCTGACCAGCACCGACACCGGCTCCACCCCGCCGGCGCGGCGACGGCGCAGTAACAGCGACAGCCCGGCCGCCGCGATCGACAGCGCGCCGGCCACGTACCAGGCCAGCGCGTAGTCGCCGAGGCGGTCCCGGACCAGGCCCGCGCCGGTGGCGGCGAGCGCCGCGCCGAGCTGGTGCGAGGCGAAGACCCAGCCGAAGACGACCGCTCCGGCGTCGCCGAAGTACTCCCGGCACAGCGCCACGGTCGGCGGCACGGTGGCCACCCAGTCCAGGCCGTAGAAGATGATGAACACCAGCATGCTCGGCCGCGCGGAGTCCGCGAAGAGACCGGGCAGCACCAGCAGCGACGCGCCGCGCAGCGCGTAGTAGGCGCCCAGGAGCAGGCGGCTGTCCACCCGGTCGGTGAGCCAGCCGGAGGCGATGGTGCCGACGATGTCGAAGAGGCCGACGAGCGCCAGCAGGCCGGCCGCCGTGGTCTCCGGCATGCCGTGGTCGTGCGCGGCGGGCACGAAATGGGTGCCGACCAGGCCGTTGGTGGTGGCACCGCAGATCGCGAAGCCGCCGGCGAGCAGCCAGAACGGGCGGGTCCGGGCCGCCTGGGCCAGCGCGCCGAGCGCTCGGGAGGCCGCCCCGCCGGCCGGCGCCGGCGCGGGAAGGACCTCGGTGGCGCCGTACGCCGGCAGCCCCAGATCCGCCGGGTGCTCGCGCAGCAGCCAGGCCACCAGCGGTACGACCAGCAGCGCGGCCCCGGCCACGACGAGCGCTGCGGTCCGCCAGCCGTGGTCGCGCACCAGCAGGGCGAGCAGCGGCAGGAACACCAGCTGACCGGCCGCGCCGCCGGCGGTGAGCACACCGGTTACCAGGCCCCGGCGCCGGACGAACCAGCGGCCGGTGACGGTCGCCACGAAGGCCAGCGCCATCGAGCCGGTGCCCAGCCCGACGAGCACACCCCAGCAGAGGATGAGCTGCCAGCTCGCGTTCATGAACACGGTCAGTCCGCTGCCGGCGGCCACCAGCAGCAGCGCGGTCGCGACGACACGCCGGATGCCGAACCGGTCCATCAGCGCGGCGGCGAACGGTGCGGTCAGGCCGTACAGCAGCAGGTTGACCGACACGGCGGCGGAGATGGTGGCCAGCGGCCAGCGGAACTCGGCGTGCAGCGGGTGCAGCAGCACCGACGGGGTGGCGCGGAAGCCGGCGGCGCCGACCAGCGCGACGAAGGCCACGGCGGCGACGAGCCAGGCGGGATGGAGACGGCGTACACGGGTCACGGTACGAGTCTCGGAAACCGGGGCCCCCGCGACGAGTGGCCGGGAAGCCAACATGCGCAACAATTGGGCCATGACCTTCTCGCCGCACCGGATCGCGGTCCTCGCCCTCGACGACGTCGTCGGCCTCGACCTCGGCACCCCCGCCCAGGTCTTCAGCACCGCCCGGGACGCCCACGGCCGGTCGCTCTACACGGTCGACGTCTGCACCCCGGGCGGCCGGCCGGTCCGCAGCACGGCCGGTTACCAGGTCCTCCCCGACCACGGGCTGGAGTTGATCGAGACGGCGGACACCGTGATCGTCCCCGGCATCCACGAGGGGGCCCCGCTGACCGACGGGACGCTGGACGGGGAGGTGGCCGCCGCCCTGCGCGCCGCGTACGACCGGGGCGCGCGGATCATGTCGATCTGCACCAGCGCCTTCGTGCTCGCCGCCGCCGGCCTGCTCGACGGGCGCCGGGCCACCACCCACTGGGCGTACGCCGACCGGTTCCGCCGCCTGCACCCCCACGTCGACCTCGACCCGGACGTGCTCTTCATCGACGACGACCGGGTGCTCACCTCGGCCGGGGTGGCCGCCGGCATCGACCTCTGCCTGCACGTGATCCGCACCGACCACGGCACCGAGGTCGCCAACCGGGCGGCCCGGCGCTGCGTGGTGCCCCCGTGGCGGGAGGGCGGGCAGGCCCAGTACATCGAGCGACCGGTGCCGAAGGTCGCCGACACCAGCACCGCCACCGCCCGCGAGTGGGCCCGGCAGCGGCTGCACGAGCAGGTCAGCCTGCGTGACCTGGCCGAACAGTCGCGGATGAGCGTCCGCACCTTCACCCGGCGGTTCCGCTCCGAGACCGGGCTCAGCCCGGCGCAGTGGCTGCTCCAGCAGCGCACCGAGCACGCCCGACTGCTGCTGGAGAGCACCGACCTGAGCATCGACCAGGTGGCCCGCCGTTCCGGCTTCGGCACCGCGTCGGCCCTGCGCCAGCAACTCCACGTACGCCTCGGCGTCGCCCCGTCCACCTACCGCCGAACCTTCCGCCACCCCCTCCCCTAACCCACCCCGCCCGCCCCGCCCGCCCCGCCAGGTGCCCTCGCGATCTTGCACTTCCCGCCCCGACAAAGCTCGCAGATCGGGCGTCCGGGGGGCCGAAACTGCAAGATCGCGGGACGAGAGGGCGGGAGGGCCGGGGGCAGGGGGTGGGGGGTGGGGGCGAGGGGGGGTGGGGGTGGGGGTTAGGGGGGTGGGGGTGGGGGTTAGGGGCGGAGGAGGCGGAGTTGGGCCAGGTGTTTGGGGAGGTGGACGGTGGTGTGCAGGTCGAGGGTGCGGCCCCAGGGCAGCGAGTCGTCGACGTTCAGGTCGTAGCCCTCCCGCAGGTGTGTCTCGACCGGGGTCTCCGCGGCCAGGCCGAGCCGGTCGGTCAGCGCGCAGAGCTTCTGGCTGGTTGCCCGGAACAGGGCGGCCACCCCGTCCAGCCCGCCGCACTCGACGACCAGCGCGTCGACCTGCGGGCGGTGGATCGTCTCCAGGTCGTAGTAGGCGAACGGCGACCCGGCCAGCACCGCCTCGCTCGCCTCGCACATCAGCTCGTCGTTGGCGGCGAGGTGAGCGACGATCTGCTCGGCGCTCAACTGGCCCTCGGGTGGCGGTCCGAACCCACCCGCGTCGATCTCCGCGAGCAACTCGTCGTACGTCTGGCGCAACCTCCCGCTGTCCACCCAGTCAGTCAACCCCGCCCCACCCCGTCGATCATGCAGGTGTGGTGCCCGGTTCACCCGGACGTGCACCCTCTGTCCGGCACCACACCTGCATGATCGACGCGGACCGGGCGCGGCCCGGGCGCGGCCCGGGCGGGGTGAGCGCGCGGTGGGGCTTCAGCGGCGGGACTGGCGGGAGCGCAGGTAGTCGGAGACGACGTACTCGCCGAGGTCGTCCGGGTCCGGCGTGAACATCCGGCCCTTGCTGCGGCGGGCCACCGCGTCCACGAAGCGGCGCAGCCCCGGGTCGTCGCCGAGCATGAAGAGGTTCAGCGTCGCCCCGTAGCGGGCCAGCCGGTCGACCTCCCGGATCGTCGCCTCGATCGTCTCCGGCAGCGGCGGCCAGTGGAACAGCGGCTCACCGTCGTCCGGGTCCAGGTGGGCGGTCGGCTCACCGTCGGTGACCACCAGGACCACCGGCTCGGCGTCCGGGTGGCGGCGCAGGTGCCGGGCCGCCAGCCGCAGGGCGTGCTGCAGGTTGGTGCCCTGCTCGAAGTCCGGGTCGATGCCGGCCAACTCCTGCTGGCTCAGCGGCAGGGCCTGCCGGCCGAACCCGATGATCTGCAACGCGTCCTGCGGGAACCGGGTCGCCATCAGGTGCGACAGGGCGAGCGCCGTCTGCTTCATCGGCCCCCACCGCCCCTGGGAGATCATCGAGTACGACAGGTCGACGCAGAGCGCCACCGCCGCCGACGACCGCCGTTCGGTCTCCACCACCTCGAAGTCCTCGACCGCCAACTGCACCGGCACCTGCGGCCCGGCGCGGCGCACCGCCCGGGTCAGGGTGCGGACGACGTCCAGCGGCTGCTCGTCTCCGTACTCCCAGGGTCGGGACCCGCCGCTCACCTCGCCGGCGGCGCCCGCCGAGCGCAGGTCGTGCTGGCCGCGCGGCCCGGCGGTGAGGTCCGCGAAGACCCGCCGCAGCGCGGTGCCGCCGAGGCGGCGCAGCGCCTTCGGGCTCAGGGTCAGGCCGTCCGCGTCGCGGCTCACCCAGCCCTGCCGGCGCAGCTCCCGTTCCAGCTCCCGCAGCCGGCGTACGTCGTCGGCAGCGTCGCGGCCCAGCGTCCGGGCCACCGCGTCCACGTCGACGTCGTCCAGGGTCGCGCCCGGGTGCTCCTGGTCGAGCTGGTCGAGCAGGTCGTCCAGCTCGGCGATCTCGTCCAGCGCGCCCGCGGCCTCGCCGTAACCGAGCGGCTGCTCGCCCCGCACCCGCTCGCCCCGGTTCCAGCGCAGGTCGGGCCGCAGCGCGCGCAGGTGACCGTCGAGCGTGGCCAGCTCGCCGGCCAGCCGGTCACCCAGCGACTGCCGCATCAGCCCGGCCAGCTCCTCGCGCTGCCGGTCGGACAGCGACCGCATCAGCCGCTCACCGGCCGCCGACCGCCGCGCCAGCACGTCGACCAACTCGTCGACGTTCGCCGGCTGCTCCGGGAAGAACTCGCCGTGCCGCCGCATGAACTCGGCGAACGCGTCCGTCGTGTCCTCCGAGCGGGCGTGCCGCGCCAGCAGGTCGTTCAGGTCCCGCATCATCTCGGCCAGCCGCTGCTGGGCCGCCGGGTCGGCGGAGGCGCGGACGGCGTCCCGCAGCCCGGCGAACCGCTGGCCCAGCACGTCGTCGCGCAGCCCGTCGAGAATCTGCTGGTACGAGCGGCGCGCCTCGTCGCTGGCCCACTCGTAGCCGGCCAGCTCCTGCACGGCCCGGGCGGTGGAGCGCGGCAGGTTGTCCAGCACCGCCTCGGCGAACCGCGCCGCGTCGTCGTCCCGGCCGCGCAGCTCGTCGCGTTCGGCGGCGAGCGCCTGGTCGAGCAGGGCACGGGACCGGGTCACCGCGCCGTCCAGGTCGCCCCGGCGCAGCGCCTCCCGGCGCAGCCGCCGGGCGCGGGCGGCCAGCTCGTCGAGGCCGCCGCGCCCCTGCGGACCCCGGCGCAGCAGGTCCCGCAGCGCCTCCCGCAGGCTGCCGCCGGCCAGCACCTCGGAGCCGACCGCGTCGACCGCCGCACGCACGTCGTACGGGGGTGCCAGCGGGTCCGGCCCGCCGCGCCACTGCCCGTACCGGAACCGGTTGCCGGCCATGCTCAGCCCCGACCGCCGTAGACGGTGCGCCCGGTGTCGGTGACGTCCTTGCCGAGCCGGCGCGTCAGGTGCAGCCCTTCCAGCACGAACTCGACTCCGGCGGCGGCCTCCTCGGGGGTGGGCGCGTCGCCCATGCCGAGCCGGTCCAGCACCTTCGCCAGGCCGGGCACGGTGCCGACCTGGCGCAGCAGGTCCGCGGAGCCGACCAGCTCGCCCGTCTCGATCACCGCCCCCTCGGCGACGAGCTCGGTGAAGCCGGACAGGTCCAGCCCGGCCAGCCGGGCCCGGAACGTCTCGGCGGTGGCCGTCCGCAGCAGGTGGGCCAGGACCTCGATCTCCCGCCCCTCCTCGCCGCTCTCGAACTCGACCTTGCCGCGCAGCGTCGAGGTCACCGACACCGCGTCACCGACCCGGGCCACCGGGGCCTCGGGGCGTACCGCCGGGTCGCCGGCATCGGACGCGGAGCCGGCGGCCAGCAGACCGGAGCGGCGCAGCGCGGCGGCGGCCACGGTCTCGGCGGCGGCGATGGCGAACCGGGCGGAGACGCCGGAGCGTGGGTCCACCGACGGTGACTCCCGCACCGCCCGGGCGAACCGGGCCAGCACCTCCAGAACGTGCTCCGGCACCTCGGCGACCAGGTCCGCCTCCTGACGGATCAGGGCCAGCTCCAGGTCCAGGTCGACCGGGTAGTGGGTGCGGATCTCCGCGCCGAACCGGTCCTTGAGCGGGGTGATGATCCGGCCCCGGTTGGTGTAGTCCTCCGGGTTGGCGCTGGCCACCAGCAGCAGGTCCAGCGGCAGCCGCAGCTGGTAGCCACGGACCTGGATGTCGCGCTCCTCCAGCACGTTGAGCAGGGCCACCTGGATCCGCTCGGCGAGGTCGGGCAGCTCGTTGACGGCGAAGATGCCCCGGTTGGTGCGCGGCACCAGGCCGAAGTGGATCGTCTCCGGGTCGCCGAGGGTGCGCCCCTGGGCGATCCGGATCGGGTCGACGTCACCGATCAGGTCACCGACGCTGGTGTCGGGGGTGGCGAGCTTCTCGCCGTAGCGCATCGACCGGTGCAGCCAGCCGACCGGCAGGTCGTCGCCGGCCTCGGCGACCTGGGCGACGGAGGCCGGGGTGAGCGGGTGCAGCGGGTGCTCGTTGAGCGCCGAGCCGGGGATGACCGGGGTCCACTCGTCCAGCAGCGTGGCGAGCGAGCGGATCAGTCGGGTCTTGCCCTGGCCGCGTTCGCCGAGCAGCACCACGTCGTGTCCGGCGAGCAGCGCCCGCTCGACCTCGGGCAGCACGGTGTCGTCGTAGCCGACGATGCCGGGGAAACGGTCGGCGCCGGCGCGCATCCGGGCCAGTAGGTTGTCGCGGAGTTCCTGCTTGACGGTGCGGTAACGGTGGCCGGCCGCCTTCAGCTCGCCGAGCGTGCCGGGCAGGTCGGCCGGTGGGACCGGGATAACCGGGTTGGGCGCAGTCACCCGCCCACGCTAGCTCGCGAGGAGCGGGGGTGCCCGTACGTTGCCGGGTACCCCCGCTCCCACCCTCAGTCCTGCCCGCAGCGCGGGCAGGCGCCCCGGCGGCGCAGGTGGTACGCGTACGTGGCGAGGCCCAGCGCCGGCCCCCAGGCCGGCCAGAGCAGCACCGGCGCGGTGGCCAGGCTGAACCCGTCGCCCCCGGCCGACTCCCAGAAGGCCGGGTTGGTCATGATCCCGAAGACGGCCGCGGTGACCGCGACGGCGACCACGGTGGCCGGCACCACCGCGAGCCGCACCGGCACCGGCCGCCCCGCCAGCCCGAGCATCCAGCCGGGAAAGCGCTCGCCCCAGCGTTGGACGAGGCCGAGGGTGAGGACCGCGCCGACGGTGGCGAAGGCGCCGAGCCCCAGACCCGCCCAGACCAGGCCGCTCTGCTGCATCTCGGTCAGGAACGAGCGGGAGATGCCGAGCGGGATTCCGACCGCCCAGGCGAACCGGGTCAGCGCGTACCCGACGGGGATGATCGCGGCGATGCCGGCGGCCCACCGACCCCAGCGGGCGGCGGCGGCCGGGGTCCGCCAGCCCCGCCGGGCGTCGACCCGACCGCACGCCACGCAGGCGTTCGCGGTGCGACGCAGCCAGATCAGCACCGCGCCGGCCAGCAGCAGCCCGCCCACGGCGGCCGCGAACCGGGCGAAGAGTGCCCAGGTGAAGACCTCGGCGTAGTCGACCGGCGGCCAACCGAAGGGCGCACCGATGATCAGCATCGGGGCGTAGCCGAGGATGATCAGAACCTGGAGGTCCGGGACGACCACGGCGAGGACGAAGGCGACGGCCCAGCCGTAGCCGGCGAGCAGTGCCCGCAGCGGGCGGGACGTACGGACCGCCGGTCGGCTCATGGCCAGCGCGGCCACCGCCCCGGTCAGCAGCAGCGCGGCGAACACCGGCGCGCCGAGCCGGACCGGGATCAGTCGGAGGAGGTTGTCGCCGCCGTCCGGGTCGTTCGCGCCGAACGGGTAGCCGTCGCCGGTGAGCGTGGCGACCAGTGCGAGGACGCCCCAGAGGCCGAGCCAGCCGGCCGCCAGCGGGGCGAGTCGGTCCGGCCAGCGGACCGCCGGCCGAGGTGATGCATCGAGGACTGTCATGTTCCTCAGCCTCGGCCGGTGCGGCCGCCAAACCCTCCCGTACGCCGGGGAACCCGCTCCCCGGGCCGGGGGAGCCCAGCCGAGCGCCGGACGGCGGCCTCAGCCGGACGGCATGACGAAGCCGGACTCGTACGCGGCGATCACCGCCTGCGTGCGGTCGCGCACCCCCAGCTTGGCCAGCACGTTCCCGACGTGCGTCTTCACCGTCTCCCCACCGAGGACCAGGTGCGCGGCGATCTCCGAGTTGGACAGTCCGGCGGCCATCAGCCGCAGCACCTCGGCCTCTCGCTCGGTCAGCCGGGCCGCGCGCAGCCGGTCGGCGCCGCGCCCGCCGTACGCCCCGACCAGCTGCCGGATCGTGGCCGGGAAGAGCAGGGACTCGCCGGCGGCGACCACGCGCACCGCCTCCACCACCTCCGCCGGCCGGGCCCGCTTCAAGAGGAAGCCGCTGGCGCCGGCGCGCAGCGCGTCGTAGACGTACTCGTCGTTGGCGAAGGTGGTCACCACCAGCACCCGCGGCGGGTCGGCGGACGCGGCGAGCAGCCGCCGGGTGGCCTGGATGCCGTCGATCCCGGGCATCCGCACGTCCATGAGCACCACCGCGGGCCGGTGGCGGGCGACCAGCGGCAGCACCTCGGCGCCATCCGCGGCCTCGGCGAGCACCCGCAGGTCCGGCTGGGCGTCGATGATCGCCCGCAGGCCCACCCGGATCAGCTCGTCGTCGTCGACGATCAGCACCCCGACGGTCACCGCGCCCCCTGGTACGGCAGCCGGGCCCGGACGTGCCACCGGTCCCCCCGCGGGCCGGCGGTCAG
This genomic stretch from Micromonospora krabiensis harbors:
- a CDS encoding RICIN domain-containing protein; translated protein: MSDPADRPDPPGTVYGSPRPARPGPPRDPLMRVALAVGLVGVLLGVLFATGVFRDDDGPTKPAAVDTPATGPVTSPAAGGPTPTATTGSPSPSASAPSPTPTAPAQPGGPTVLRAVTSGLCLALDGDGEKAEAELAACSGGPEQQWVVSPVTADVVTLTNAAYGQCLDVEGGSPDDGARLQQFPCHGQPNQQWRLAPTGTGPLLLVAVHSGKCGQADDDGAEAGDSVRQQLCDGAVRQQQWTLG
- a CDS encoding DUF427 domain-containing protein; the protein is MPRAVWNDLVVAESDDTVLVEGNHYFPRAALRDDLIRESDTHTVCPWKGTASYYTLEHDGRTSADAVWYYPDPKPEAEMVRDRVAFWKDVRVVD
- a CDS encoding GlxA family transcriptional regulator; the encoded protein is MRNNWAMTFSPHRIAVLALDDVVGLDLGTPAQVFSTARDAHGRSLYTVDVCTPGGRPVRSTAGYQVLPDHGLELIETADTVIVPGIHEGAPLTDGTLDGEVAAALRAAYDRGARIMSICTSAFVLAAAGLLDGRRATTHWAYADRFRRLHPHVDLDPDVLFIDDDRVLTSAGVAAGIDLCLHVIRTDHGTEVANRAARRCVVPPWREGGQAQYIERPVPKVADTSTATAREWARQRLHEQVSLRDLAEQSRMSVRTFTRRFRSETGLSPAQWLLQQRTEHARLLLESTDLSIDQVARRSGFGTASALRQQLHVRLGVAPSTYRRTFRHPLP
- a CDS encoding response regulator, producing MTVGVLIVDDDELIRVGLRAIIDAQPDLRVLAEAADGAEVLPLVARHRPAVVLMDVRMPGIDGIQATRRLLAASADPPRVLVVTTFANDEYVYDALRAGASGFLLKRARPAEVVEAVRVVAAGESLLFPATIRQLVGAYGGRGADRLRAARLTEREAEVLRLMAAGLSNSEIAAHLVLGGETVKTHVGNVLAKLGVRDRTQAVIAAYESGFVMPSG
- a CDS encoding sigma 54-interacting transcriptional regulator — its product is MTAPNPVIPVPPADLPGTLGELKAAGHRYRTVKQELRDNLLARMRAGADRFPGIVGYDDTVLPEVERALLAGHDVVLLGERGQGKTRLIRSLATLLDEWTPVIPGSALNEHPLHPLTPASVAQVAEAGDDLPVGWLHRSMRYGEKLATPDTSVGDLIGDVDPIRIAQGRTLGDPETIHFGLVPRTNRGIFAVNELPDLAERIQVALLNVLEERDIQVRGYQLRLPLDLLLVASANPEDYTNRGRIITPLKDRFGAEIRTHYPVDLDLELALIRQEADLVAEVPEHVLEVLARFARAVRESPSVDPRSGVSARFAIAAAETVAAAALRRSGLLAAGSASDAGDPAVRPEAPVARVGDAVSVTSTLRGKVEFESGEEGREIEVLAHLLRTATAETFRARLAGLDLSGFTELVAEGAVIETGELVGSADLLRQVGTVPGLAKVLDRLGMGDAPTPEEAAAGVEFVLEGLHLTRRLGKDVTDTGRTVYGGRG
- a CDS encoding MFS transporter, which produces MTRVRRLHPAWLVAAVAFVALVGAAGFRATPSVLLHPLHAEFRWPLATISAAVSVNLLLYGLTAPFAAALMDRFGIRRVVATALLLVAAGSGLTVFMNASWQLILCWGVLVGLGTGSMALAFVATVTGRWFVRRRGLVTGVLTAGGAAGQLVFLPLLALLVRDHGWRTAALVVAGAALLVVPLVAWLLREHPADLGLPAYGATEVLPAPAPAGGAASRALGALAQAARTRPFWLLAGGFAICGATTNGLVGTHFVPAAHDHGMPETTAAGLLALVGLFDIVGTIASGWLTDRVDSRLLLGAYYALRGASLLVLPGLFADSARPSMLVFIIFYGLDWVATVPPTVALCREYFGDAGAVVFGWVFASHQLGAALAATGAGLVRDRLGDYALAWYVAGALSIAAAGLSLLLRRRRAGGVEPVSVLVSAGPVARKAWSYRG
- a CDS encoding VWA domain-containing protein, with product MAGNRFRYGQWRGGPDPLAPPYDVRAAVDAVGSEVLAGGSLREALRDLLRRGPQGRGGLDELAARARRLRREALRRGDLDGAVTRSRALLDQALAAERDELRGRDDDAARFAEAVLDNLPRSTARAVQELAGYEWASDEARRSYQQILDGLRDDVLGQRFAGLRDAVRASADPAAQQRLAEMMRDLNDLLARHARSEDTTDAFAEFMRRHGEFFPEQPANVDELVDVLARRSAAGERLMRSLSDRQREELAGLMRQSLGDRLAGELATLDGHLRALRPDLRWNRGERVRGEQPLGYGEAAGALDEIAELDDLLDQLDQEHPGATLDDVDVDAVARTLGRDAADDVRRLRELERELRRQGWVSRDADGLTLSPKALRRLGGTALRRVFADLTAGPRGQHDLRSAGAAGEVSGGSRPWEYGDEQPLDVVRTLTRAVRRAGPQVPVQLAVEDFEVVETERRSSAAVALCVDLSYSMISQGRWGPMKQTALALSHLMATRFPQDALQIIGFGRQALPLSQQELAGIDPDFEQGTNLQHALRLAARHLRRHPDAEPVVLVVTDGEPTAHLDPDDGEPLFHWPPLPETIEATIREVDRLARYGATLNLFMLGDDPGLRRFVDAVARRSKGRMFTPDPDDLGEYVVSDYLRSRQSRR
- a CDS encoding aminoacyl-tRNA deacylase, yielding MPSAAITALDAAGLPYRVIRHGPVTSLSEAAAVRGVEIPDVVKTIVVRRGPDDHLFVLTPGGRVISWPKLRALLGVNRLSMPDAATAKDVTGYERGTITPFGATTAWPVVADERVRGRTITLGAGEHGVAVAVDADAALAVLGATVADVTDPEPGR